In the genome of Candidatus Pristimantibacillus lignocellulolyticus, the window CGCCACCGAAAAGGGTGCAGCCATTACTTCCAAATCACCATGGCTTCCGCAAGGACTTTGGAAACAACCACCATGGGGAATGGGTGATCTTACGCAAGGAGCACATGTGATGAACATGATGTGCAGTACAAGTGATCAGCGACAATCACAAGAAAGCGATAGTCAGACCAATAATGCTCAAGCTCGTGTTACAACTATGCCAGATTATATCAAGTGGAAAGCAGATATTTCGGCAACCATGAACAAGCAAAGCAAAGCATGGCAATATGATGAGAGTCGTAATCCGCTACAATTAGATTTAATTGGAGATGTAATGACGGAAGAAGAACTATGGTCATGCACGACTTGTAGAAATTGCGAAGAACAATGCCCTGTAGGTAATGAGCATGTAGATAAAATTATCGACATGCGCAGACATCTGGTGTTGATGGAAGGTAGTATGCCTGCTGATGCACAACGTGCATTACAAAACATTGAAAGACAAAGTAATCCATGGGGGATAAGTCGAAGCGAACGGGCAGATTGGTTGAACGATTGTCAGAAAAAGACGGGGATAACCGTTGAGACCATGAAGGAGCGCCAAGCTTCTGCCACAGAAACAGATATACTGCTTTGGGTTGGTTCAATGGGTTCTTACGATAATCGTAGTCGCAAACTACTCTATGATCTGATTAGGCTACTAACCCATGCTCGTATCAACTTCGCTGTACTAGGTCTAGAAGAGAAAAGTTCAGGTGATACTGCTCGCAGAATAGGAAATGAGATGCTCTATCAAGAGCTTGCGCAGCGAAATATTGAAACGCTCCATCGTTATAATGTCCAACGTATCGTCACACCTTGTCCTCATACTTTCCACACGTTTAAGAAGGAATATCCCCAGCTAGGACTTGCACCACATATTGAAGTTTTTCACCATACAGAACTACTCGATCAATTAATTCAGCAAGGCAACTTAAAGCCGAATTATCGTCTAGATGAAACGATTACGTTACATGATTCTTGTTACTTAGGCCGCTATAACGGACTATATGATGCACCTAGGAGAATATTGCAAGCGATACCAGGTGTCATTCTGAAAGAGATGGAACGATCTAGAGAAAATGCGATGTGTTGTGGTGCTGGTGGTGGATTAATGTGGATGGAAGAACATAGTGGTACTCGCGTGAACTATGCTAGAGCAGCTCAAGCACTTCACGTACAACCAACAATGATAAGCTCGGCTTGCCCTTATTGTCTAACGATGCTAGAAGATGGTGTGAAGGCATTAGTGGAGGAAGGAAGTATTGCAACGAAAGATATTGCAGAAGTATTAGCTACTAGCGTATTAGGTGTGATGGATGCCGAATAACTAACAAAGCCAGTCATCTTTATCAAAGTCCGCTTTTTGAACTTCCTCTTTCGATAAAAGTTCAAAAAGTGGGCTTTCAGAATCGAGAAGATGAGGCGCTACTTGTGGGAGGAGGAAACGCAAGTGTACGTAATTGGTACACGCGTACCGCACTCCCCAAGTTCGCATCATCTTCGGTGTCGGATAACCTACAAAGCCAGTCAACGTTATCAAAGTCCGCTTTTTGAACTTCCTCTTTCGATAAAAGTTCAAAAAGTGGGCTTTCAGAACCGAGAAGATGAAGCGCTACTTGTGGGAGGAGGAAACGCAAGTGTACGTAATTGGTACACGCGTACCGCACTCCCCAAGTTCGCATCATCTTCGATGTCGGATAACCTACAAAGCCAGTCAACGTTATCAAAGTCCGCTTTTTGAACTTCCTCTTATGTGAAGGAACCATCATGAGATATGCCCCCCTCACATACATATAGTAATGAGGTCGCCGGCTAAGCTGGACTGTGATTACGATATGCTGCTTTGTAGCGTAATTGGCGGCGTAACAATTGAAGAAGGAAAGGAGTGGATCTGCTATGAGTTCATCCATTGTGAACAATGAGAAAATAGGTCAGAACATTCGCAAAGTAGCTGTAATCGGTTCAGGAGTTATGGGAGCTGGAATTGCTGCACACATGGCAAATAGCGGTTATTCGGTATGGTTATTGGATATTGTACCAACTACGTTAACAACAGATGAGCAACTACAAGGTTTGTCTTTACAATCTTCATCGGTACGTAATCGACTTGCTAATGCAGCGATTGGAGCTATGGTGAGACAAAAGCCTGCACCGCTCTATGACAATAGTTTTGTCAAAAATATTACAGCTGGTAATTTAAGTGATCATGCGAAGCAGTTAAGTGAAGTAGATTGGATTGTTGAAGCAGTAGTGGAACGACTTGATATTAAGCAACAAGTATTTACGCTTATCGATCAAACAAGACGAGTAGGCACACTTGTCAGTACAAATACATCAGGATTATCCGCTCATCAAATGGTTGAGCATTGTAGCAAAGATATGCGTGAACACTTTGCTGTGACGCATTTCTTCAATCCACCTCGTTATATGAATCTCGTAGAAGTGGTCCCGACCTCAGATACATTACCTCAAGTTGTAGATACTCTTCATTACTTATGTGAACAAAAGCTTGGTAAAGGAGTTGTACGTGCGAAAGATACCCCTAACTTTATTGCTAATCGCATAGGTACATATGGCATGCTCGTTACATTACAGTCAACAGCGCAATTTGGATTAACGATAGATGAAGTAGATGCACTAACTGGTATCGCGATGGGTCGCCCGAAGACTGCAACCTATCGGATGCTTGATCTTGTTGGTCTAGATACATTATTACATGTTGTAGATAACGTACACAGTCGAAGTAGTGATGAACAAGAGAAAAAAGTATTCACGAAGCCACCAATATTAGAGTCACTTGTTAAGAGAGGTGCTCTCGGTCAAAAGAGTGGTGAAGGTTTTTATCGCAAATCCAAAGCACCAACAGGCAAAAGCATTGTAGAATCACTGCAGCTAGATTCACTCACCTATGATATAGCAGAACCGATCGAGTCACCAGTAATCGAAGCAGCGAAGAAAGGTAAAGGTGCAGCAGGTAAAGTAAATGCTCTACTCCATGCTTACCCAGATCATGTTCATGCTCTTTTTGCGTGGAGTACAATAAAGCCCATTCTACTTTATTCCGCCAAATTATTAGGAGAAATTTCTGATTCTATTGTAGATATCGACAAGGCTATGAAGCTTGGTTTCAACTGGGAACTAGGTCCTTTTGAATTGTGGGATGCTATTGGAGTGCAAGCCTCAGTAGCACGTATGAAGGAGGAAGGCGAGAATATTCCACTATGGGTAGAAACATGGATCTCTAATGGTCTTACTCATTTCTACAAGCAGGATGCGGGCTATACCTGGTATGTTCATCAACAACAATTTGAGCAATTAGAGGAAGATCCTAATGTAATTTCACTTAGTAAGTGTAAGGAACGCGGAGCAACCATCTGGAGCAATTCTGGTGCAAGTCTTATCGACATTGGCGATGATGTTGTCACACTAGAATTTCACTCTAAAAGTAATGCGATTGGATCGGAAGTATTGAGTGCGATTCGCTATGCTAGCAATGAAGTATCTCGTAATTGGCGTGGGCTCGTACTTGCCAATGAAGGTAAAAACTTCTGTGTGGGCGCTAATATTATGCTACTACTTATGGAAGCTCAGAATGAAGAGTGGGATGAAGTAGAAGACATTATTCGTTTCTTCCAGCAAAGTATGCTCCAGTTGAAACGACTAGATCGACCAGTTGTTGCTGCTCCGCATCGTATGACATTGGGTGGAGGAGTAGAAGCTTGCTTGCCAGCAGATGTCATTATTGCTTCTCCTGAAACTTACTATGGGCTAGTAGAGACAGGAGTAGGCTTAATACCTGCAGGTGGTGGTAGCAAAGAAGCAGCGATATTTGCAATGAATCGAGCTGCAGCGGGAGCAGGACCTAATGGAATTAGCGAGCGAAAGTTACTGGCTGGAGACTTACAGCCTCATCTTAATCATATGTTTGAAACGATTGCTATGGCCAAGACATCCACAAGTGGTCATGAGATTGCTCGGTTAGGCTTTGCAAGACCACAGGATCGTGTCATTATGCGTCAGGAAAATCGAATTTCAGAAGCAAAAAAAGAAGTATTAAGACTAGATCGTGCAGGCTATGAAGCTCCGAAGGAACAGTTAGTAACAGTAGCAGGCAGGGAAGGTAAAGCAGTATTAAAACTTGCGATTCAGTCGATGAAGCTAGGTAAATACATTAGTAGCCACGATGAATTAATAGCTACTAAGTTAGCCCATATATTAAGTGGTGGCGATCTTTCATCTGGTGCGATTGTAAGTGAACAGTACTTACTCGATCTGGAATGCGAAGCATTCTTGAGTTTATGTGGTGAAGCGAAAACGCAGGCAAGAATGAGCCATATGTTAAAGACAGGTAAGCCACTTCGCAATTAAGAAAAATAGAGTTAGAAAGGAGTAACAGAGATGCCAAGCAAATATTTCGAGGATCAGGATACAGATGCGGTTATAGTGGCTGCAGTAAGGACGGCAGTTGGGAAAGCGCACAAAGGAAGTCTATCCGATACACGAGCCGAAGATCTGGGGAAAAGTGTTATCCAGGGGTTGCTTGATACAGTTCCGACCTTATCAAAGTCATTAATTGACGATGTCATCATTGGCTGTGCAATGCCGGAAGGTGAGCAAGGTTTGAATATGGCAAGAATTATAGCTCTTCATGCAGGTTTAGAACAATCTACACCTGCGGTAACAGTGAATCGATTTTGTGCTTCTGGCTTACAGGCTATTGCGTATGCCGCTGAGCGGATTAAGCTTGGCGAAGCAGAAGTTATATTGGCAGGTGGCGTAGAAAGCATGAGCCATGTGCCAATGACAGGATTTAGATTATCTCCGCATCCAGATATCGTTGATCGTATTCCTGAAGTGTACATGGGAATGGGGCATACAGCAGAAGAAGTAGCTCGAAGGTATGGGGTAAGTAGAGAAGATCAAGATGAATTTGCTACTGGTAGTCATCAGAAAGCGGCTTGGGCGATTGCTTCAGGTGCATTTGAAGATGAGATTGTACCGATCGAGATAACGCGATCCGTTCGTAATGAAAAGGGTGAATATCGCGATAAAAATTATGAATTCAAGCTCGATGAAGGCGTTCGAGCAACGACATCTCCTCAAGGATTAGCAGCATTGAAACCATCGTTCACCATTGGCGGATCAGTTACGGCAGGGAATTCTTCGCAAATGAGTGATGGTGCAGCTGCTGTATTAGTGATGAGTAGAAGTAAAGCAAATGAATTAGAACTGAAACCATTAGCAACTTTTCGTCACTATGCAGTAGCGGGTGTAGCACCAGAAGTGATGGGGATTGGTCCAATTGCAGCGATACCAAAACTACTGGAAAAGGCTAAAGTGACGATTGAAGATATTGATCTATTCGAGCTGAATGAAGCATTTGCTGCACAATGCATTCCGATTATTCGGGAATTATCTATTCCGATTGAAAGGGTAAATGTGAACGGGGGAGCTATTGCGCTCGGTCACCCGCTTGGTTGTACAGGGACGAAGCTGAGTGTAACTCTCATACATGAATTAGCACGTCGTGGAGGTGGCTTGGGTTTAGTCACAATGTGTGTCGGAGGGGGAATGGGGGCAGCTGGGTTGCTCGAAGTTTACTCCAACTGAACGTTTCGCTTGTGATCGCGATGATTATGCTAACGTTGTGTATTCGGCATCGAAGATCAATTCATCGCTTGCTTCACTGCTTCTTCATAAATGGATAATGTCATCTAAAAAGTTTTGGAGGTGATTAGAATGTCTACAACGAAGGCAACTTCTTTCGGTGGACGCTTTGTTATCGAGAATAGTGATCCTATGTTAACTACGATTCCAGAGGATTTTACAAGTGAACAAAGAATGATGTCTGAAGCGGCCCAGCAGTATATGGATGCTGAAATAACTCCGAATGATGTGGAGATTGAGGCACTTAATTATGAATTAACGGTTCAATTAATGCGTATTGCAGGAGAACAAGGGCTGTTAGGTGCCGATATTCCAGAGCAATACGGAGGTCTAGGTCTCGATAAAGTAAGTACAACATTACTAGCTGAAACGTTAGCCAAAAGTTCATCATTTGCACTGTCAGTAGGTGCTCATACTGGCATAGGAACACTGCCAATTGTCTTTTTTGGAACAACAGCTCAGAAAGAAAAGTATTTACCGCTACTTGCTACTGGAGAAAAGATTGCTGCTTACTGTCTAACAGAACCAGCTTCTGGCTCAGATGCACTAGGCGCCAAAACGAATGCGAAGTTAAGCGAAGATGGCAAACATTACGTATTGAACGGTTCAAAAATATTCATTACAAACGCGGGCTTTGCTGATGTATTTATCGTCTATGCCAAAATAGATAATGAACATTTTACGGCATTCATTGTAGAGCGTGAAATGGAAGGATTCAGTATTGGGCCAGAGGAACACAAGATGGGTATAAAAGGCTCATCCACATGTCCATTGTATTTTGAAGATGTCCATGTTCCTGTTGAAAATGTATTAGGTGAAATCGGAAAAGGTCATCTTATCGCATTTAATATATTAAATATTGGCAGGTTTAAACTCGGTGCAGCATGCCTTGGCACTGCGAAGGAAGCGATTCAGTTAGCTGCTTCTTATGCTAATGTTCGCAAGCAATTCAATCAGCCAATCTCTTCATATCCACTTATTGGTGCTAAATTAGCAGATATGAACATTGCCACCTTTGTAACAGAGAGTATGGTGTATCGAATTGCTGGCTGGATGGATGCGATGCTGTCTGAAATTGATCAAACATCTTCCCATGTCGCAACTGATAGCGGTAAGCTTGCAGCTAAAGCAATTGGTGAGTATGCGATGGAATATTCAATGATAAAGGTATTTGCATCGGAAGCTTTAGATTTTGTAAGTGATGAAGCTGTGCAGATTCATGGTGGCTATGGATTTATAAAAGAATACAAAGTTGAGCGAATTTATCGAGATTCAAGAATTAATCGCATATTTGAAGGAACAAATGAAATCAACCGCCTATTAATTCCGGGAACACTCATTAAGAAAGCAATGAAAAATGAGTTGCCGTTACTTGATAAAATTCAAGAGTTACAAGCGCAGTTATTAGAGCCTCAAACACCCCCTCAACTGGAAGGGAACTTAAGCTTAGAAGGTCACCGCATAGAGCAAGCGAAAAAGCTATTTTTGATGATTGGTGGCATTGCTGTTCAACGATACGGCGTAAAATTGGAAAGAGAGCAAGAAATATTAGAGTCACTAGCTAATATGATGATTTTAACGTTTGCAATGGAGAGCGCTTACTTAAGAGCTCAGAAACGAATATCACTGGGGTTGGATAACGATGAGTCTTCGACTGTAGCAATGATGACTCAAGTTTATGTGCAAGAAGCGATGGATCAGATCGAAGGTATTGCCAAAAAAGCACTTGTGCGTATGGAATCAGGGGACGCATTACGAATGCAATTATCGATTGTAAAGAAATTAACGAAAGCATCTCTCACAGATGTCATTACATTGAAACGAAAAATCGCTGCAAAGGTTATCGTAAGTGAGCAATATATTGTGTGAAGGAGTGATCTGGTATGGAATCACAAAATCCTCAACAATCAAATGTTCATGATGAGACGCAGAAAGAGAGCGAAATAGAGGTAACAAGCGAAGAAGTAGTTGACAGTAATGAAGTAGTCGAGGATACTTTCGCAGAAGCAGAAGCAGAAGCAGAAGCAGAAGCAGAAGCAGAAGCAGAAGCAGAAGCAGAAGCAGAAGCAGAAGCAGAAGCAGAAGCAGAAGCAGAAGCAGAAGCAGAAGCAGAAGCAGAAGCAGAAGCAGAAGCAGAAGCAGAAGCAGAAGCAGGGCAGTCGTCGCACAGAATATGGCATGAGCATTATCCGGATGATATTCGCACGACAATCGATTACCCTGAAGTTAATATTGCACAGTTTTTAATAGATTCAGCTACAAATTATCCGCATAAGTTAGCAGTCTATTTCTTGGGCAAGACGATGACTTATCAGCAACTCTATATTGCAGCAGATCGACTAGCTAGAGGATTAGGCAGACTTGGTATCCAGAAAGGTGACCGAGTTGCGATTATGTTACCTAACTGTCCTCAAGCTGTCATATCATATTACGGAGTACTTTTGGCAGGTGCAATCGTTGTTCAGACGAATCCTTTATATGTAGAGCGTGAACTGACCCATCAATTGCAAGATAGCGGAGCAGTTGCATTAATTACTGTGGATCTACTTTACCCAAGAGTTGAGCGAGTTCGTGGCAAAAATCCAGAGAACGGTCCATTATCAAAATTAAAAAGTGTAATAGTCACTTCGATTAAGGATGGATTACCTTTTCCTAAAAATTTTTTATATCCGATAAAACAACGTAAGGAAGGTTTTAAGTCGGTCATTCCATATGGTCAGGATGGTTACGTTGCTTGGAGTACATTGCAATCCAAGAAATCTTTATCATTCGAGAGACCTACATTAGCGGAGCATCATGAACTGGCTGCATTGCAATATACAGGAGGAACAACAGGTACTCCGAAAGGGGTTATGCTTACTCATCGCAATCTCGTTACTAATACATTACAAACGATGGAATGGTGTAGTCGAGTTAAAATTGGGGAAGAAAGATATTTAGCGGCATTACCACTATTTCATGTGTTCGGGTTAACGGTACTAATGAACATGTCGGTAAAAACAGCAGGGTGCCTAGTTTTATTACCGAAGTTTGATGTAAATGAAGTATTGAAAACAATCGATAAGATGAAGCCGACGATCTTTCCAGGTGCACCAACGATGTATGTTGCCTTAATACAAGCGGCAAGTAAACAATTATCTCCATTAGATCTTTCATCCATTGAAGTATGTATAAGTGGTTCTGCTGCATTGCCTCTAGAAGTGCAAGAACAATTTGAAAACTTAACAGGAGGTAGATTGATCGAAGGTTACGGTTTAACAGAGAGTTCACCAGTCACTCATGCTAATCCAATATGGGGTGATCGCAAGATCGGAACGATAGGTTTGCCATTTCCAGATACGGATGCTGCCATTATCTCTATTGAGACAGGTGAGCGATTGCCATGGGGTCAATTAGGCGAACTAATTGTTAAAGGTCCTCAAGTCATGAAAGGATATTGGAATAGACAAGAAGCAACCGATCAGGTACTTAACGATGGTTGGTTGAAAACAGGCGATCTAGCCATGATGGATGAAGATGGTTACTTTATTATTATGGATCGGATTAAAGATATTATTATCGCAAGTGGATTTAACATATACCCTCGTGAAATTGAAGAGGTGCTTTTCGAACATCCTGCAATTGCTGAAGCTTCTGTGATAGGAATTAAAGATGCTTACCGTGGAGAAACAGTGAAAGCATATATCGTGTTGAAGGATAACTATATGGTATCCGAAGAACAACTAGATTCATGGTGTAGAGAACGTTTAGCTGCTTTCAAGGTACCTCATCAATATGCGTTCAGAGATAGCTTACCAAAGACAATGGTCGGGAAAGTACTTAGGCGCAAGTTAGCCGAAGAGGAGCAACAACATGAATGAACAAACAAGATATGAACAATTACAAGAACTTGCTAAGTCGACTTTTTGGGGATATTTAGGTTGTGAATTAGTTGAAGCTAACGAGGAACACGTCATTATTTCACTTGAACTTGCCGATCATCATAAAAATTTAATGGGCATTGTACATGGAGGGGTAATGATGTCTATGTTGGATAATGCTATGGGATTAATTATTATGCTTGGAACAGGAGAAAACACGGTTACTGCAACAATGAACACTCATTTTTTATCTAATGTTGCAAATGGTAAAATTTACTGCAAAGCGGAACTTTTACATTCTACTAAGCGTACTAATACTATGACAGCATCTTTATATAATGAACATAATGAACTACTCGCGTGGGCAAGTGGTGCTTATAGACTCATGAAGTAATTGTGAAAATAATGTAAAATAATAATAGGAAAAGGAGGAGGTTGAGTTGTGGCAAAATGTAGCTGCGCTAGTATTATTAACTTTTGGTGTAGTTGTAGCAATAATAATTGTAATTATTTATTTGCGTATGTATAGAAAGCCAAGGGAATCGCAAGAAACAGGTCATGATTCGACCTCCTTTGAACATTCTAGTGATGATGAACAAGTCTAATGAAGAGAATAATATTAGCTTTTAAATATCAATAAAATATTCTAATCATTGAACTACTTCTATATTGTTATCTGAAATGTTATAATAGTAAGAAAATTGAAACATTTGACCTAATCGCCGTGGAATGAATGACACCTAAGGGGGAACAAGAGCCGGAACGAAGGCGACAACTTCCTGTTGTTGTTCTCGAGTAGTACTATAGGACCGACCATCCATTGTATAAGGGAGGAGATTTCATGGCAAAGCACAGCCAAAATGAAGTCAAGGAAAGCCTGAAGGAATTGACGAGAATTTTCCAACCTAAGGACCCAAGGAAATTTGTTAAAGAGTATGTCCGTAAGTATCGTATTACTGGCGGCTATGAAGATGAATTAACCTCATTAGTTGAGGATGAACTTGGAAGAATGAACTCTTCGGCAGTGTAGGTCAAATATATGAGAAAGAGTCTGATGAGCTTTATACTTCAGGCTCTTTTTTTGCGTTCACAATGTACATTGATATGAACGCCCATCGTAGGAGACTTTAGGACATGCTTCGACACGAAATGAGAATGAAGCGAAGGTTCGTGGAATATATTTAAGGGAAGAGACGTTGCGTTAAGTATGCTTCGCTTCGAGAACAAATTGCTGTTCCACTCGCCGTTGTCCTCGGATTTATTGTAATAAGTAAATTGGAATAAATCCGAGGACAAAAACGACCGCTATCGCTGTTCCACTAGCAATTAGCTCTCTCCGCTGCGAAGCAAAGTCAGTGGTGGTAGTTGAGAAAAGAATGAAAACAGAAAAAAGAGTTGTTGTTCATACGAGTACAAAGGGAGATAGTATCATGCTACGAATTAACTTTTCATACCGAAAAGTTTTAGGAGGGTGTTAATGATGCAGTCGATTGTTCCGAAGACGGACGCGGAGATTAGACGAATTGCGAGAGCAGGTAAAATCGTTGCAGGTTGTCATAAAGCATTGGCTGATAAATGTGTCCCAGGAGCAACAACAGAGTCGATTGATCGATTCGTCGATTGGTATATGGTTGAACATGGCGCATATCCTGCACAAAAGGGCCATAAAGGTTACCCATTTGCGAGTTGTACCTCAGTAAATGAAGTAGCCTGTCATGGATTTCCTAGTTCCTATAAGCTCAAAAAGGGAGATATTATTACTGTTGATATCGTTGCAGATTATAAAGGATGGAAGGCGGATTCGGCATGGACGTACATGATTGGAGAAGTTTCACCCCAAGTCAGGCAGTTAGTTAAAGCGTCAAAGGCTGCTTTTCGTGCAGGTCTTGCCCAAGCAGTAGTTGGCAATGATATTTCAGCTATAGGTTCTGCAATAGAACAACGAGCAGAAAAAGATGGATTTCATGTCATAGGTTCATTTATCGGGCATGGTATTGGTAAGGAGTTACATGAGCCTCCACATGTTCATCATGTACGAACCCGAGCATCTGGAATTAAGCTTGAAGAAGGGATGGTTATTACGATAGAGCCGATTCTATCTGTAGGATCACCGCAAATATATATTGCACATGATGGATGGACAGCAAGAACTGTTGATCATTCGTTAACCTCACAATTTGAGCATACGGTCGCCATTACGAAAGCTGGGCCGAAAATATTAACGAAGTTAGGTAGCACAAAACGTAAAACGTAATGTAATGGAAAATAGCATCAATACATTTCAAAAAAACGTCAATTAGCAAATATTAACCAGTGGGATCTTAAAATCTCACTGCTTAGTAGCTAATTGGCGTTTTTATAATGAAAAAGAGAACATAGCATAAATACGAGAAAAACAAATTAATTTAAATTAAGTTAATTTTATATATAATTACTATATATTGGAGTTTTAGGGTTTGAATGAATTTGATTATATTAAGCGAATAAAATGCCTTTAAGATAGGAGGAGAAGAGTCAATTGTTTATTATCAAAAGATACTCATTCAGTATTACATTATGTTTGTTAATAGCTGGTTGTAATGTAGAAGTTAATGAAGAGATTACTAATCAACATCCTACTCAGCAAATTGTAGAAGATACTGAAACACCATTAGTACTAGAAGAATCTGTTGATCAAGGTTCAATAGTAGATCCACAAGTGCTTTATCTTGATATCCCAGTTACATACACAGATTATATTATACCTATAGAGCTTCCTCTTATAGATATTGATGAAGCGATGCTAACAGTCAGTAAACAGCCGATTGGTGATGCTGTCATTGTTATATATTCAATGGGGGAAGAGGACCAGCAATTATACGCATATGTTGAATATAACAATAAAACTTATGAATTGGGTCCAATTGGATACGGAACTACCAATAATGTAGATTATGAATATGCTACGGTAGATGCATTATCACAATCGTGGATTAAAGTAAGTGGAGCTTTAGGAGCTAATGCACCTCATATATATTATATTGATATTAATAAGGACACGCCTACTGCAATTGTCATTAGTGCACATGCTCGGGAATTTGATCTAGATGGTGATGGGATCCAAGAAATTGTTACTTCTATTGGTACAATTCCTTATACCACTATATATTCTATAGAAGACAAACAGATCG includes:
- a CDS encoding (Fe-S)-binding protein, whose amino-acid sequence is MGTGDYIKLFITLCVAGASIWMFVEIVKRRIQYIKLATPVTWNFRQSASKATTEIITHSKLLRDVRSGLLHIIYFYGFLSLQLGALDLMLKGLFGVPLIPWMPLYGYFSWLQEWIVIIVLVAIILGAFRRYGERLPRLKRGAKPSLVYWFIGLLMLSVLFSLSFERVAHHEASTSTVASANYAPISHVLATGFQSIGVDQGSEIAVIGFEISWWLHLLILLSFLIYVPQSKHFHLLVAPINLWYRRSVPIGQLSHIDLENEEAESFGVGHIHAFNQKQMLDLYACVECGRCTNVCPATSTGKILSPMHMIIKLRDHATEKGAAITSKSPWLPQGLWKQPPWGMGDLTQGAHVMNMMCSTSDQRQSQESDSQTNNAQARVTTMPDYIKWKADISATMNKQSKAWQYDESRNPLQLDLIGDVMTEEELWSCTTCRNCEEQCPVGNEHVDKIIDMRRHLVLMEGSMPADAQRALQNIERQSNPWGISRSERADWLNDCQKKTGITVETMKERQASATETDILLWVGSMGSYDNRSRKLLYDLIRLLTHARINFAVLGLEEKSSGDTARRIGNEMLYQELAQRNIETLHRYNVQRIVTPCPHTFHTFKKEYPQLGLAPHIEVFHHTELLDQLIQQGNLKPNYRLDETITLHDSCYLGRYNGLYDAPRRILQAIPGVILKEMERSRENAMCCGAGGGLMWMEEHSGTRVNYARAAQALHVQPTMISSACPYCLTMLEDGVKALVEEGSIATKDIAEVLATSVLGVMDAE
- a CDS encoding 3-hydroxyacyl-CoA dehydrogenase NAD-binding domain-containing protein yields the protein MSSSIVNNEKIGQNIRKVAVIGSGVMGAGIAAHMANSGYSVWLLDIVPTTLTTDEQLQGLSLQSSSVRNRLANAAIGAMVRQKPAPLYDNSFVKNITAGNLSDHAKQLSEVDWIVEAVVERLDIKQQVFTLIDQTRRVGTLVSTNTSGLSAHQMVEHCSKDMREHFAVTHFFNPPRYMNLVEVVPTSDTLPQVVDTLHYLCEQKLGKGVVRAKDTPNFIANRIGTYGMLVTLQSTAQFGLTIDEVDALTGIAMGRPKTATYRMLDLVGLDTLLHVVDNVHSRSSDEQEKKVFTKPPILESLVKRGALGQKSGEGFYRKSKAPTGKSIVESLQLDSLTYDIAEPIESPVIEAAKKGKGAAGKVNALLHAYPDHVHALFAWSTIKPILLYSAKLLGEISDSIVDIDKAMKLGFNWELGPFELWDAIGVQASVARMKEEGENIPLWVETWISNGLTHFYKQDAGYTWYVHQQQFEQLEEDPNVISLSKCKERGATIWSNSGASLIDIGDDVVTLEFHSKSNAIGSEVLSAIRYASNEVSRNWRGLVLANEGKNFCVGANIMLLLMEAQNEEWDEVEDIIRFFQQSMLQLKRLDRPVVAAPHRMTLGGGVEACLPADVIIASPETYYGLVETGVGLIPAGGGSKEAAIFAMNRAAAGAGPNGISERKLLAGDLQPHLNHMFETIAMAKTSTSGHEIARLGFARPQDRVIMRQENRISEAKKEVLRLDRAGYEAPKEQLVTVAGREGKAVLKLAIQSMKLGKYISSHDELIATKLAHILSGGDLSSGAIVSEQYLLDLECEAFLSLCGEAKTQARMSHMLKTGKPLRN
- a CDS encoding acetyl-CoA C-acyltransferase, which gives rise to MPSKYFEDQDTDAVIVAAVRTAVGKAHKGSLSDTRAEDLGKSVIQGLLDTVPTLSKSLIDDVIIGCAMPEGEQGLNMARIIALHAGLEQSTPAVTVNRFCASGLQAIAYAAERIKLGEAEVILAGGVESMSHVPMTGFRLSPHPDIVDRIPEVYMGMGHTAEEVARRYGVSREDQDEFATGSHQKAAWAIASGAFEDEIVPIEITRSVRNEKGEYRDKNYEFKLDEGVRATTSPQGLAALKPSFTIGGSVTAGNSSQMSDGAAAVLVMSRSKANELELKPLATFRHYAVAGVAPEVMGIGPIAAIPKLLEKAKVTIEDIDLFELNEAFAAQCIPIIRELSIPIERVNVNGGAIALGHPLGCTGTKLSVTLIHELARRGGGLGLVTMCVGGGMGAAGLLEVYSN
- a CDS encoding acyl-CoA dehydrogenase family protein; this encodes MSTTKATSFGGRFVIENSDPMLTTIPEDFTSEQRMMSEAAQQYMDAEITPNDVEIEALNYELTVQLMRIAGEQGLLGADIPEQYGGLGLDKVSTTLLAETLAKSSSFALSVGAHTGIGTLPIVFFGTTAQKEKYLPLLATGEKIAAYCLTEPASGSDALGAKTNAKLSEDGKHYVLNGSKIFITNAGFADVFIVYAKIDNEHFTAFIVEREMEGFSIGPEEHKMGIKGSSTCPLYFEDVHVPVENVLGEIGKGHLIAFNILNIGRFKLGAACLGTAKEAIQLAASYANVRKQFNQPISSYPLIGAKLADMNIATFVTESMVYRIAGWMDAMLSEIDQTSSHVATDSGKLAAKAIGEYAMEYSMIKVFASEALDFVSDEAVQIHGGYGFIKEYKVERIYRDSRINRIFEGTNEINRLLIPGTLIKKAMKNELPLLDKIQELQAQLLEPQTPPQLEGNLSLEGHRIEQAKKLFLMIGGIAVQRYGVKLEREQEILESLANMMILTFAMESAYLRAQKRISLGLDNDESSTVAMMTQVYVQEAMDQIEGIAKKALVRMESGDALRMQLSIVKKLTKASLTDVITLKRKIAAKVIVSEQYIV